A window of Leptospira yasudae genomic DNA:
TCTGTACCAGAGTGCCGATTCACCTCTACGATCAAGAAGCTCCTCGTTTGTGAGCGGTGTTAAAACGTTTGGTTTTGTAGGAATGGAAAAGGGCGTTTGACCGCCCTGGCCGGATTTCCTCAAATCCTACGAACCCTTGTCGCTTGCGTTTCGAAAACACCTTTTACTTTGTCAAAGCCGCGTCTTGTTTCGAATTCAACGGGTGTTCCGTTTTGGATTTCATCCTCTCTGAGACTGGAATACTTCGCATTGAAGAAAAAACATCTTTGATTCTCTGTTTCGATGAATCCGTATCCGCCTTTATTGATGGATTGGTTCCAAGGAATGTAACGTCTGATTGTTCCGCTTAAAAGTTTTGATTTTGTTTCCAAGTGATAAATTCTGAGAGCCATTCCGATTCTTCTTCATGGCTGCACATGGGTTCCTCCCAGATCCCACTTCGGTATACATCACTCTTCCGAATCGGTCCAAAAATTCTTTCTAATCGAATCCGTTCCTCGTTCGCCTTCACCTCTTCTTCATATCTTGCGTCGGTCCTTAACCTTTCTTTTGCGTCACGGATGCGACCCTCTCGAAATATTTCGTCAATCTCGTTCTCTTCTCTTTCTTCTTTCTCTTCTTCGACGACTTCGTATTCGCAACTGCAATTCGGGTGCATGGGACAACAGAACCAGTATTCACCATATTTTCTTTCCGCGTTTGATTTTCCGGGCCAGACCGCTATTGTAGTTTTCGGGTCTCCATAGAACTGATCTTGTCCGAGATAGACAAGACCAAGACTTTTCATGTATCGTTTGTCTTTAAGGCTTTCTTTGGAAGGGAAGACTCTTGCAATTTCGTTTCGAAACCGCTTACACTCGTTACACCGGACCGGATTTGTGTGGCTGTGCGGGTTTCCGTAATTCCCGCCGGACATTCGAACATACGTCGCGGTCTCGCTTTCGTTTGCGAGCATGAGAAGTTTTCCGTTATTGAAATTGATCGCGCACTCGGTAAACGCGAAACGAGCCATGTCTCTATTCAGATGATCGGTTACAAGTTCTTCGTATTCTTTTTCCCGGAGGGATCTCTCTTCCTCGGAAATCCCCTCTTCAAACATTCCAAGGGCATCTTTGATCTCCGTATCATCCGGCGAGATCATCAAGGATTCGATTTCTTCCTCGGTTGCATTCCTCGCCAATGCCTCGACGATTTGGCGGCGATACATGTTCGTTATGAGTTCAAACGCTTTCCCTTTTCTTTCTCCCCGGTTGTCATATATCGCAAGCCACTCGGCTCCTTTTGACTCAGTGTAAAGAAGCGCGTATGTTTGTTCTTTTGTGAGACCTACCTCTTCTCGTAAGACGTCAATATCTTCAAGACCGGGGAGATTGTGCGCGATCGCTTTTTCTGAGAATTCGGGTAAGGACAGACGTTTTAATTCGTCCGGGTCTTCTCCCTCTCCTATCATGTATTCGGCGACGTATCCTAGAATTGTCGCTTTGTCTCTTTCCTTTAAATACACTTCGTTCCAGTCGCGGGCAAGAAAATCGAAGATTTCCTGATCCTTCTCGTTTAGGTCTTCGCGGTATACAACCCCTTCCGGGAATTCTATTTTAGTTTGTCTTCGAAGCGGTGAATAGTCTTTGGAAGGATCGGGAGTTACCTGAATCGTTTTCGGGAAAAACGTTGGTCTTATGAGAAGTTCGCCATAGAATTTCTTTCTTAGCGAATCCATTGCATCCGACCAAACGGATTTTCGAATCTCAAATTGCTTTTGATCCCGATTATTCCCGAGAAGAGCGGATTGAAGAGAAAGAAAATAATAAAGCCAAGCGTAAGTTAGTTCTCGTACGACTCTATATTCTGAAAATCTTGATTCTCTCTGCATATCGAGGAGGGGTTATTTTCTTTTTTGGTTTTGGAATTCACGAACAAGCTTTGAGGCTTTCCAAAAAAGAATATGAAGAACTGTCTCGCGCCCTTTGTGATTCTCGATCGAGGAACATACGCTATCAAAAAGTACCTGCCTTTCGTTCTCAGGAAGTTTTCCAATCGCAATCGCGAAACTGGTATCTTTTTCAGGAGATCCTTCGAGAAGTCCCGATTCCCTAAGAACGCGAATCCCTTTAGTAAAAAGTAAATGAAGAACTGTATCGCGGGCTTGTTTGTTTACGACCGAGGATACTAGGCTGTCGAATAGATTTTGAATTTTGTCGGATTCAAGTTTCAATATTAGATTCGAAAGAAAGGTATCCGTTTCGTTGTCGTTTTTCTCTTCGTCTTTATCTAAGAATTCTATCGTTTCTTGTTCTTTTGATTGTTCTTCACTTTGCGCGGTCAGATTCGAGTTTTGCGAATCTTCTAATGTTAAGTTTTCGGTTTCTTGAGATTGTATTTCTGCTTCCAAGATTTCATCCTTTCCAGGTTTATGAAATCACTTTGAAATATTTGAGAGAATCGGAGAAGGTTAGTTTCTTGAATGCTGAAAACCGGGTTGAAGTCCAAGCCTTGCAAGTCTTTGATTTTGAATGTCGGAAAGCCTTACAGGTCGGTCCTCAATTTCTTTTTTTACGGTTTCTTTTTCCCGAGTAATAATCGAATTCTTTCTTCCGACAATCTTTAGCGCGAAGTATCTGAGACAGTCCATAGAATGATCGTGGTCCTTGCCGGGGACTTCCTTTGCATTCTTTCCGTCTTTTGCAGGAACCCAAGAGTAAATTGAAAATTCTTCGATCGTGTGAACACAGGTTCTAAAGATTCGAAGCTTGACGCCTTGTTTCGCGTCGAGGAGTTTCATTAGGGCTTGAATACCCGTGGAAATGTCTTTGTCCGCGGCGATTGTCGCAAGTCCGCACTCGGCCATTGTCGCGCGGTCTTCCGCATCGTGATCGGCGACTATAAAGAGGTTTGGTTTTCGGTTTTTCTTTATCTCTTCACAGTGTGTGCGAACTGTTTTTTCGCGTTCGTAGTGTTCATCCGCCAAATACCAGGTTTCGTTTGATTTGTCGAAGTAGAGCCAAAGAAAAACAAATGGATTCGTGTAACCAAAATCCACAGCACCAGCACAGTCCCAGGTTTCAGGAATTGTGAAAGGTTCGACAATCGCCTCTTCAAATTTGGGATAAACAAGTCCCTCTACATCGATCCACTGACCAAGAAAGAGCCGTTCGCGTTCAGCACCGGTAAGCTCCTCAAGCATCTGGACGTACTCTTTCGAAAGAAAAGGATTGTCTAAAGGAGTCCATGAACGTCTCGACATCCTTTGAAGTCTTGATGCGGATAACGCGTTTCCTGTTTCGGGATCTTGTCTTAAAACAAAATACTTAAAGATCCAATGGAAGCGGTTTCTGGGGTTACAGTCTACGATCAGTTTGTTTAATAGTTCTTCACGAACAAGAGAGAGACG
This region includes:
- a CDS encoding PBSX family phage terminase large subunit; protein product: MSKKSLLKIDPKKTNATNVQRNQVFSEKQPRALDEDWSAPYVQEICYDGGARSGKTYLIIKAIISRAWISPNSRHLIARYRLNHLKISVWKQTLIPCLKEMGFVEDRDFTINESLHILTFTNGSEIYGAGLDDADRVEKIMGTEFCTIFINEATQISYATYQKIKTRLSLVREELLNKLIVDCNPRNRFHWIFKYFVLRQDPETGNALSASRLQRMSRRSWTPLDNPFLSKEYVQMLEELTGAERERLFLGQWIDVEGLVYPKFEEAIVEPFTIPETWDCAGAVDFGYTNPFVFLWLYFDKSNETWYLADEHYEREKTVRTHCEEIKKNRKPNLFIVADHDAEDRATMAECGLATIAADKDISTGIQALMKLLDAKQGVKLRIFRTCVHTIEEFSIYSWVPAKDGKNAKEVPGKDHDHSMDCLRYFALKIVGRKNSIITREKETVKKEIEDRPVRLSDIQNQRLARLGLQPGFQHSRN